A section of the Clostridium felsineum DSM 794 genome encodes:
- a CDS encoding LysM peptidoglycan-binding domain-containing protein, with the protein MQLSNTGNSKTDDEAAISTSGNVQNVDNSTQSYEIVKTVSEDADYVYIKYRVKSGDHLWSLAQHFMPTYKPLGVVTDIQQHNSFKNNNVLSVGNSIVIPAEKNVLKTK; encoded by the coding sequence ATGCAATTATCTAATACCGGTAATTCTAAAACTGATGATGAAGCTGCTATAAGCACAAGTGGAAATGTTCAAAATGTTGATAACTCTACACAATCATACGAAATTGTAAAAACAGTTTCTGAGGATGCAGATTATGTATATATAAAATACAGAGTTAAATCTGGTGATCATCTTTGGAGTTTAGCTCAACATTTTATGCCAACTTACAAACCTCTTGGTGTTGTCACAGATATTCAACAGCATAATAGCTTCAAAAATAATAATGTTTTATCGGTTGGTAATTCTATAGTTATACCTGCTGAAAAAAATGTTTTAAAAACAAAATAA
- a CDS encoding biotin--[acetyl-CoA-carboxylase] ligase gives METKSKVLQILKANSDDFVSGQRISDELGITRTAIWKNIKSLRDNGYTISSVTNKGYKLDSCPDILTYEEIKEELKTKFIGRKIVHFNSTNSTNIEAKKLAETGEKEGTIVIAEEQTLGKARMGESWYSPKGEGIWMSIILRPEVGPEFAAEITNAAIEAVGKGLIKIEPNIEIKKPNDIVLDGRKICGILTEIDGELTLLNYIIIGIGINVNQEVFPQNADLKVTSLRICRNKAFSRKKILCDILNSIEPIYVELITKIKNKKI, from the coding sequence ATGGAAACTAAAAGTAAAGTTTTACAAATACTCAAAGCAAATAGCGATGATTTTGTTTCTGGGCAAAGAATAAGTGATGAACTAGGGATAACTAGGACGGCTATATGGAAAAATATAAAGTCGTTAAGAGATAATGGGTATACTATATCATCTGTTACAAATAAGGGTTATAAACTTGACAGCTGTCCAGATATTCTTACATATGAAGAAATAAAAGAAGAACTGAAAACAAAATTTATAGGAAGAAAAATAGTGCATTTTAATTCTACTAATTCTACTAATATAGAAGCTAAAAAATTAGCAGAGACAGGTGAAAAGGAAGGAACTATTGTAATTGCTGAAGAGCAAACACTTGGTAAGGCACGCATGGGAGAAAGCTGGTATTCTCCAAAGGGTGAAGGAATATGGATGTCTATAATATTAAGACCAGAAGTTGGACCTGAGTTTGCAGCTGAAATTACCAATGCTGCAATAGAAGCTGTAGGAAAAGGTTTAATTAAAATAGAACCTAATATTGAAATAAAAAAACCTAATGATATAGTGTTAGATGGAAGGAAGATTTGTGGAATATTAACAGAAATAGATGGAGAATTAACTTTATTAAATTATATTATTATAGGTATAGGAATTAATGTTAATCAAGAAGTGTTTCCGCAAAATGCAGATTTAAAAGTTACATCCTTAAGAATATGTAGAAATAAAGCTTTTTCGAGAAAAAAAATATTATGCGATATACTAAACAGTATTGAACCAATATATGTAGAATTAATTACGAAAATAAAAAATAAGAAAATCTAG
- a CDS encoding DUF5105 domain-containing protein — translation MKKKIGILIVTLLVSAMLMGCTNKLTAIKKFQDTPKTEVKKEPKIDVEKSAQIMADLIVKDDKEESSKFSFYDKLLSDTSDTEKNVFTTSIKQAFLKEGIQTNDAQWDNVYNAYRNAVKKVTITAKKITENDKTASVKIEMTYINFDSVRDQSAAKAKNDVVAMHLSDLSVAKQKYVEAYANNLVTNLNSAEPSTDKKTREFDFKVNALSEWVPTNISNYETGLMEMARGK, via the coding sequence ATGAAAAAAAAGATAGGAATTTTAATTGTAACACTGCTAGTTTCGGCAATGTTAATGGGATGTACAAATAAGCTTACAGCTATAAAGAAATTTCAAGATACACCTAAAACAGAAGTTAAGAAAGAACCTAAAATTGATGTGGAAAAATCAGCACAAATTATGGCTGATCTTATAGTTAAAGATGATAAGGAAGAATCATCTAAGTTTAGTTTCTATGATAAGTTATTAAGTGATACTTCTGATACGGAGAAAAATGTGTTTACAACAAGTATTAAACAAGCATTTTTAAAAGAAGGTATACAAACTAATGATGCACAATGGGACAATGTATATAATGCATATAGAAATGCTGTGAAAAAAGTTACAATAACAGCAAAAAAGATAACTGAAAATGATAAAACAGCATCAGTTAAAATAGAAATGACGTACATAAATTTTGATTCAGTTAGAGATCAATCAGCTGCTAAGGCTAAGAATGACGTTGTAGCAATGCATTTATCAGATTTAAGTGTGGCTAAACAAAAATATGTAGAAGCTTATGCAAATAATTTGGTTACTAATCTTAATTCAGCAGAGCCATCAACTGATAAAAAAACTAGAGAGTTTGATTTTAAGGTTAATGCTTTAAGTGAATGGGTACCTACGAATATTTCAAATTATGAAACAGGACTTATGGAAATGGCAAGGGGAAAATAG
- a CDS encoding DUF5105 domain-containing protein: MKNIKRNIAVALTLLMVPAMLIGCKPKIAADESAKILCDFMVKGDRSKVSQIITDKKELDKYDKTQKDKFVKELKDSSSTDDLTITDAQCDEVYDSVKDALKKVNVTTKKVSETKDSATVNVTTTYIDMETVVKQAVTESIQEVMAEGLTDETQAKNEAVKAYIKNVSKDLKAAKPSSKTVSNDFKFKVENNVWVPEDETSFETKLGQMILAQ, from the coding sequence ATGAAAAACATAAAAAGAAATATAGCTGTTGCACTAACACTTTTAATGGTACCAGCAATGTTAATTGGCTGTAAACCTAAAATAGCGGCAGACGAATCAGCAAAAATATTATGTGATTTTATGGTTAAAGGAGATAGATCAAAGGTATCTCAAATCATAACTGATAAAAAAGAATTGGACAAATACGACAAAACTCAAAAAGATAAATTTGTTAAAGAATTAAAGGATTCATCTTCTACTGATGATTTAACTATAACTGATGCTCAATGTGATGAAGTGTATGATAGCGTTAAAGATGCACTTAAAAAAGTAAATGTAACAACAAAGAAAGTATCTGAAACTAAAGATTCTGCAACTGTTAATGTTACAACAACATATATCGACATGGAGACTGTTGTAAAACAAGCTGTTACTGAGTCTATACAAGAAGTTATGGCAGAAGGATTAACAGATGAAACTCAAGCTAAGAATGAAGCAGTAAAAGCATACATAAAAAATGTATCAAAAGATTTAAAAGCAGCAAAACCTTCAAGTAAAACAGTAAGTAATGATTTTAAATTTAAGGTAGAAAATAATGTTTGGGTTCCAGAAGATGAAACTTCTTTTGAAACAAAACTTGGACAAATGATTTTAGCACAATAA
- a CDS encoding YibE/F family protein, which yields MINKSKTLRMIIFTVAIMIFLGFLYMFNITHPVKFTYDNGKANVRYEKAKVLEVTNENLRKSISLKNIYFGSQKVKVKVLTGQHKGDIKVVQNYLSDIHNVFVKKDMVIVLEVDTLNQSKYTAVVYNYYRAPVEYVFVFIFFAALCIIGGKKGFKSIVGIIFTLICIVFLLLPMIYNGYSPIFACILIVILTTAVTLISLEGITPKSISAAVGTILGVLIAILVGTIFGGVSHLSGLNMENAETLSLISTKTNMNVQGLLLACIIISALGALLDLSVSIASSMQEVYETNKDIDINALFKSGMNIGKDVMGTMANTLILAFAGSSLNILIVIYAYNISFTQMINMDMISVEIIEGVTGSLAVVLTVPITAFVCSRIIPLLNKKLR from the coding sequence ATGATAAATAAAAGTAAAACGTTAAGGATGATTATTTTTACTGTAGCAATAATGATATTTTTGGGTTTTTTGTATATGTTTAATATAACACATCCAGTTAAATTCACCTATGATAATGGAAAAGCAAATGTTAGATATGAAAAGGCTAAGGTTTTAGAGGTGACTAATGAAAATTTAAGAAAAAGTATAAGTTTAAAAAATATATATTTTGGAAGCCAGAAGGTTAAGGTAAAGGTTCTTACAGGACAACATAAAGGAGATATTAAGGTAGTTCAAAATTACCTTTCGGATATACATAACGTATTTGTAAAAAAGGATATGGTGATTGTATTAGAGGTTGATACATTAAATCAAAGTAAATATACAGCTGTTGTTTATAATTATTATAGAGCGCCTGTAGAATATGTGTTTGTGTTTATATTTTTTGCAGCATTATGCATCATAGGAGGAAAAAAAGGCTTTAAGTCTATTGTTGGAATAATATTTACATTAATATGTATAGTATTTTTGCTTTTACCTATGATTTATAATGGATATTCACCAATTTTTGCATGTATTTTAATAGTAATTTTAACTACAGCAGTTACTTTAATCTCACTAGAAGGAATTACACCTAAATCAATATCAGCAGCAGTTGGAACTATTTTAGGCGTTTTAATAGCAATTCTTGTGGGAACAATATTTGGAGGTGTTAGTCATCTTTCAGGATTAAATATGGAAAATGCAGAGACTTTAAGTTTAATTTCTACTAAAACAAATATGAATGTTCAAGGCTTACTATTGGCATGCATTATTATATCAGCCTTAGGGGCTCTTTTGGATTTAAGTGTATCAATAGCATCTTCAATGCAGGAGGTATATGAAACTAATAAGGATATTGATATTAATGCGTTATTTAAGTCTGGAATGAATATAGGAAAAGATGTAATGGGCACTATGGCAAATACTCTTATTTTGGCTTTTGCAGGATCTTCCCTTAATATTTTAATTGTAATATATGCCTATAATATTAGCTTTACTCAAATGATTAATATGGATATGATAAGTGTTGAAATAATTGAAGGGGTTACTGGAAGTTTAGCAGTTGTTTTGACTGTACCGATCACCGCATTTGTATGTTCAAGAATAATACCATTATTAAATAAGAAGTTAAGATAA
- a CDS encoding fibronectin type III domain-containing protein, which translates to MISLKSQKKLIAIAVGVTMIVSATALSFNTFANSATNTATKLASSGAAGNFSDIVLSPGSDPSQLCFNWYSNNSSSTPTVQVALKSDISNGSFPTNKCQTFTGKTSQGNLNFTSNKVFINGLTPSTQYAYRLGDGTNWSDTYYFNTHDTSQYSFLFAGDPQIGASGNIDSDAAGWKNSLDKMTGAFSDSSFLISVGDQVNNLKELNGGSNEPEYTGYFSPDEFKSLPVAAIAGNHETYGVGHNTHFNAPNLSSTYGACSDYPSTGTDYYFTYGNTLYLMLNSNDMNEADHEAFIKDAISKNPKATWKVAVLHHSVYSSANHETDSDIIQRRSDLPPIFDEFGIDVVLDGHDHCYTRSYQMKGGQPIKDQTVDSYGKIINPKGTVYITANSASGSKYYEIHDPGVNNYYEAKKEQLHEPEVSRVVVTSNSFTIDTYRMDTMTKTDSYSLVKSTAPAPDTQNVINAINNLPDPTSVTLNDDPSVQNALNAYNALSPDQKQLVPNTDKLNQDSNKIQTLKANAANSQAANDTISKINAIPNNVTLNDEGSINAARASYNNLTDPQKQLVSNYSKLTDAEAALAKLKAQTSPNSTSSTNGSSIASTSTPSNQALSSLPKTGEFLDSTMLLIISALCLASGVALLLINKIKKKALTDDNN; encoded by the coding sequence ATGATATCTTTGAAAAGCCAAAAAAAATTAATTGCTATAGCTGTGGGGGTAACTATGATAGTATCCGCTACTGCCCTAAGTTTTAATACCTTTGCAAACTCAGCTACTAATACTGCTACAAAATTAGCTAGCTCTGGTGCTGCGGGAAATTTTAGTGATATTGTATTATCTCCCGGTAGTGATCCTAGTCAATTATGCTTTAATTGGTATTCTAACAATAGTAGTTCAACTCCAACCGTTCAAGTAGCACTTAAATCAGATATCAGTAATGGTAGTTTTCCTACAAATAAATGCCAAACCTTTACTGGGAAAACCTCTCAAGGAAACTTGAATTTTACCTCCAATAAGGTTTTTATCAACGGCTTAACACCATCTACTCAATATGCGTATCGTTTAGGTGACGGAACAAATTGGAGTGATACTTATTATTTCAATACACATGATACAAGTCAGTATAGCTTTTTATTTGCTGGCGATCCTCAAATTGGAGCAAGTGGAAATATAGACTCTGATGCAGCTGGTTGGAAAAATTCATTAGATAAAATGACTGGTGCTTTTTCAGATAGTAGTTTTTTAATTTCTGTAGGTGATCAAGTTAATAATTTAAAAGAGCTTAATGGCGGAAGCAATGAGCCAGAATACACGGGATATTTTTCTCCAGATGAATTTAAAAGCTTGCCTGTTGCTGCCATTGCTGGTAACCATGAAACCTATGGTGTAGGTCATAACACACACTTTAATGCTCCGAATTTATCCTCCACTTATGGAGCTTGTAGCGATTACCCTTCTACAGGCACTGATTACTATTTTACATACGGAAATACTTTATACCTGATGTTAAATAGTAATGATATGAATGAAGCTGACCATGAGGCTTTTATAAAAGATGCTATAAGCAAAAATCCAAAAGCCACTTGGAAGGTAGCTGTATTGCACCACTCAGTTTACAGTTCTGCAAATCATGAAACTGATTCAGATATAATACAAAGAAGAAGTGATTTACCTCCTATCTTTGATGAGTTTGGAATTGACGTAGTTTTAGACGGTCATGATCACTGCTACACTAGATCTTATCAAATGAAGGGTGGTCAGCCAATTAAGGATCAGACTGTTGATAGCTATGGTAAAATTATAAATCCCAAAGGAACTGTATATATAACCGCAAACTCAGCCAGTGGAAGTAAATATTACGAAATTCATGATCCTGGTGTGAATAACTATTATGAAGCAAAAAAAGAACAGCTTCATGAACCTGAAGTTTCACGCGTTGTTGTAACAAGCAACAGCTTTACAATAGATACTTACAGAATGGACACAATGACTAAAACCGACAGCTACTCTTTAGTTAAATCCACTGCACCAGCACCTGACACTCAGAATGTTATAAATGCTATAAATAATCTACCTGATCCTACTTCAGTTACTCTAAATGATGATCCTAGTGTACAAAATGCCTTAAATGCTTACAATGCTTTAAGCCCAGATCAAAAACAATTAGTTCCAAATACTGATAAGTTAAATCAGGATTCAAATAAAATTCAAACTTTAAAAGCCAACGCAGCTAACAGTCAAGCTGCAAATGATACTATTTCTAAAATAAATGCAATACCAAATAATGTTACATTAAATGATGAGGGAAGTATAAATGCAGCAAGAGCTAGCTACAACAATTTAACTGACCCTCAAAAACAATTAGTGTCAAATTACTCAAAATTAACTGATGCAGAAGCAGCTTTAGCTAAACTTAAAGCACAAACTAGTCCAAATAGTACTAGTTCAACTAATGGAAGCTCCATAGCCAGTACTTCAACTCCTTCCAATCAAGCTTTAAGCTCGCTTCCTAAAACGGGAGAATTTCTGGATTCAACTATGCTATTAATAATTTCTGCATTATGCCTTGCATCTGGTGTTGCTCTTCTTCTTATTAACAAAATAAAAAAGAAAGCTCTTACTGATGATAATAACTAG
- a CDS encoding class D sortase, which yields MKKLTIVAATLISAGVILIGFTFGAKYWTYHKQNSMINAYEKKINNAKHSKKKNPAHAAELKDKIADGTIGILEIPKIDLKVAIGEGTDMKTLKYAVGHFKNTAMPGEDGNFCLAGHRSYTYGQYFNRLGEIKIGDEMTVETINGTYKYKVYSTQVVLPSEVHVLDQSKDATMTLVTCTPIRIATHRLIIKAKKI from the coding sequence TTGAAAAAATTAACCATTGTAGCTGCTACACTTATATCAGCAGGTGTTATATTAATTGGCTTTACCTTTGGGGCAAAATACTGGACTTATCATAAACAAAATAGCATGATAAACGCTTATGAAAAGAAAATCAACAATGCCAAACACTCTAAAAAGAAAAATCCCGCTCATGCTGCTGAACTTAAAGATAAAATAGCTGATGGAACCATAGGTATACTTGAAATCCCTAAAATAGACTTAAAGGTTGCTATAGGTGAAGGTACAGATATGAAAACCTTAAAATATGCTGTAGGTCATTTTAAAAATACAGCTATGCCAGGAGAGGATGGAAACTTTTGTCTAGCTGGTCATAGAAGTTATACCTACGGACAATATTTTAACAGACTAGGGGAAATTAAAATTGGTGATGAAATGACTGTTGAAACCATAAATGGCACATATAAATACAAAGTTTACAGCACTCAAGTTGTTCTTCCGAGTGAAGTTCATGTACTTGATCAGAGCAAAGATGCCACTATGACCTTAGTTACCTGTACACCTATAAGAATCGCTACTCACAGACTTATTATAAAAGCCAAAAAAATTTAA
- a CDS encoding LysR family transcriptional regulator: MSFLKLEILILIWKYNKVTTVANKLGIKQPTVTFHMKSLEKLLKTKLFEYEGGYITLTESGTILLHYAKKIISLKSEVERAVYEFNSFEIGSLKIGASYVPATYLIPDILKKMKIGSHKINMSLTVLPSSKTVQMILNNNLDVGIICSTGLINSSIEYKKIYEDELGIIFSNKSSLNKYNYIPESVFEKETFVHHTELSSTRALVDKWIKIREIEFKATIQMDSLEAIKQVVMSTDWISIISRKAVEKEIERGELIFKSIYGGNIKRNIYIIYNKDKWISPIMRRFLEICTS, from the coding sequence ATGAGTTTTTTAAAACTTGAAATATTAATATTGATATGGAAGTATAACAAGGTAACTACAGTAGCGAATAAGCTTGGTATAAAGCAGCCTACAGTAACCTTTCATATGAAAAGTCTTGAAAAGTTACTAAAAACGAAGCTTTTTGAATATGAAGGTGGATATATAACGCTAACAGAATCAGGCACGATTCTTCTTCATTATGCTAAAAAAATTATAAGTTTAAAGAGTGAGGTTGAAAGGGCTGTTTATGAATTTAATAGTTTTGAAATAGGTTCCTTAAAAATAGGAGCCAGTTATGTTCCAGCTACATATTTAATTCCAGATATACTAAAGAAAATGAAAATAGGTTCTCATAAAATTAATATGTCTCTGACTGTTTTACCTTCGTCTAAGACAGTTCAAATGATTTTAAACAATAATTTGGATGTGGGAATAATTTGTTCAACAGGATTAATAAATAGCAGCATTGAATATAAAAAAATATATGAGGATGAACTTGGAATTATATTTTCAAATAAAAGTTCATTAAATAAATACAATTATATACCTGAAAGTGTATTTGAAAAAGAAACCTTTGTACACCACACAGAGTTATCATCAACTCGTGCTTTAGTGGATAAATGGATTAAAATTAGAGAAATAGAATTTAAAGCTACTATACAGATGGATTCATTGGAGGCTATAAAGCAGGTTGTTATGTCAACAGATTGGATCTCTATAATATCAAGGAAAGCAGTTGAAAAGGAGATTGAGAGGGGGGAACTTATATTTAAGTCTATTTATGGAGGGAATATAAAAAGAAATATATATATTATATACAATAAGGATAAGTGGATTTCACCAATTATGAGAAGGTTTTTAGAAATTTGCACATCATAA
- a CDS encoding ABC transporter ATP-binding protein — MNILIKGVEKSYKQNKVLDCINISFKTGEFTTLLGPSGCGKTTLLRIIAGLETPTHGEIYFDNKCIFSDIKKINVPSNKRNLSMVFQDFALWPHMTVWENISFPLLAAGNKKNLSSKVSSAIKTVKLENLEKRYPHELSGGQQQRVALARAIVNNPKVILFDEPLSALDAKLKEEMKPQLVELIKKLKVTVIYVTHDQVEAMSMSDKVIVMNKGYILQNSSPENIYKAPINKFVAQFIGKSNFLNSGVIRPENVSLVNLENSTKYTGLIKSIFYMGSFYELTIDIKSIGLWKVYSKQRKNIGEKINVYIRNSDIHILGGTKNVKIKQENY; from the coding sequence ATGAATATATTAATTAAAGGTGTTGAGAAATCATATAAACAAAATAAAGTTTTAGATTGTATAAATATAAGCTTTAAAACTGGAGAATTTACTACTCTTTTAGGTCCTTCTGGCTGTGGGAAGACCACTTTACTTAGAATTATAGCAGGTCTAGAAACTCCAACCCATGGAGAAATATATTTTGACAATAAGTGTATATTTTCAGATATAAAAAAAATAAATGTCCCTTCAAATAAAAGAAACTTAAGTATGGTATTTCAAGATTTTGCACTGTGGCCACATATGACCGTATGGGAAAATATAAGTTTTCCACTACTTGCAGCTGGTAATAAAAAAAATCTATCTTCTAAGGTATCTTCTGCTATAAAAACGGTTAAACTTGAAAATTTAGAAAAAAGATATCCTCATGAACTTTCAGGTGGACAGCAGCAGAGAGTAGCACTTGCAAGAGCTATAGTTAATAATCCAAAGGTTATTTTATTTGATGAACCCTTAAGTGCTTTAGATGCCAAATTAAAAGAAGAAATGAAACCTCAATTAGTAGAACTCATCAAAAAATTAAAGGTAACAGTAATTTACGTTACTCATGATCAAGTTGAAGCAATGTCAATGTCTGATAAAGTTATTGTAATGAACAAAGGATACATACTACAAAATTCATCTCCAGAAAATATCTATAAAGCTCCTATAAATAAATTTGTAGCACAATTCATTGGTAAATCAAACTTTCTTAATTCTGGTGTTATACGTCCTGAAAATGTAAGTTTAGTAAACCTTGAAAACAGCACCAAATATACAGGTTTAATAAAAAGCATATTTTACATGGGAAGTTTTTATGAGCTTACTATTGATATTAAGAGTATTGGACTATGGAAAGTATATTCAAAACAAAGAAAAAACATAGGTGAAAAAATTAATGTTTATATACGTAATTCTGATATTCATATTTTAGGGGGAACGAAAAATGTTAAAATTAAACAAGAAAATTATTAG
- a CDS encoding ABC transporter substrate-binding protein yields the protein MLKLNKKIISSLLLICTALSFMPGCSKVTASNPKEVVIYSAGPDNLIKKITKNFTKKTGIKVKLFNSTTGKIMSRLKAEKSNPEADVAILASLSSAIGLKKDGMTEPYSNAKNADKLFTNWKDKDNNYFAYSGSALALVYNTKLVKNPPKDWDDLTSTTYRNKINISDPSQSGSCLDFISGYVNINGEKAWKYFKTIKNNGAEMAGANNEALTPVITGEKSIVLAGVDYMTYQKKNKGEPVDLIYPSSGTVISPRPALILKGSKDKENAERFIDYLLSDEAQKTVSDEYLLPGRKDIAPEGKPTANDIKSLNVDWQWTAKNNKAISNKFIEMFK from the coding sequence ATGTTAAAATTAAACAAGAAAATTATTAGCTCTTTACTCTTAATTTGCACTGCCCTTTCTTTTATGCCTGGTTGTAGTAAAGTAACTGCTTCTAATCCAAAGGAAGTTGTCATTTATAGTGCAGGACCTGACAACCTAATAAAGAAAATAACAAAAAACTTCACTAAAAAAACAGGGATAAAGGTCAAGCTTTTTAACAGTACTACAGGAAAAATAATGAGTAGGCTTAAAGCTGAAAAGTCAAATCCTGAGGCTGATGTAGCAATTTTGGCTTCACTTTCTTCTGCTATAGGTCTTAAAAAAGACGGCATGACTGAACCTTATAGTAATGCTAAAAATGCAGATAAGCTTTTTACCAACTGGAAAGATAAAGATAATAACTATTTTGCTTATAGTGGCTCTGCTTTGGCACTAGTTTACAACACAAAGCTTGTTAAAAATCCACCTAAAGATTGGGACGACTTAACATCTACTACTTATAGAAACAAGATAAATATTTCAGATCCTAGTCAATCTGGTTCCTGTCTTGATTTTATAAGTGGATATGTAAATATAAATGGTGAAAAAGCTTGGAAATATTTTAAAACAATAAAAAACAATGGAGCTGAAATGGCAGGTGCAAACAATGAAGCTTTAACCCCTGTAATTACTGGAGAGAAAAGTATCGTTCTTGCAGGTGTTGATTATATGACTTATCAGAAAAAAAACAAGGGAGAACCAGTTGATTTAATTTATCCTTCAAGTGGAACAGTAATAAGCCCAAGGCCTGCTCTTATATTAAAGGGTTCTAAAGATAAAGAAAACGCCGAGAGGTTTATAGATTACCTTCTATCTGACGAAGCCCAAAAAACAGTTTCTGATGAATACCTTCTTCCTGGCAGAAAAGACATAGCACCTGAAGGTAAACCAACTGCAAATGATATCAAGTCACTTAATGTTGATTGGCAGTGGACTGCTAAAAACAATAAAGCTATAAGCAATAAATTTATTGAAATGTTTAAGTAA
- a CDS encoding ABC transporter permease has translation MKNFLNNNSRKITVIISLIFLTLFIVLPLVVISTYNLYSNEASSFKTLFTKDIAHIYFNTLKLGILVILVSSVISFPLAFINVKTNLRFKVSIDILSFIPVMIPPYIESMGWILFLQKKGYLDTLCPALSFLRNYFFSLTGLVIIMSLHVFPFMYLGLKNTLLKVSSNLEDAAFVHGSSLFFTLRKIIFPLLLSSYMVGALLIFLRTVSEFGAPATFGRKIGYYVLTTEIYKYVSDWPIDFGKASTLSLLLTLSCLILWFFQNHISLKHSYLLIGGKSSKKNLHNLNIFAKVILYMYIFLVFTLAILVPIISIFFTSIIKVQGYGLSCRNFTLINYINIFSSGSDGFNALINTFKISILASILTTIIGTFYGLIIGKYKKGLLYKLTAIFSILPNTVPGIVIIIGLILVFNSKYMPLPIYNTYGMVILTYVVLFLPYTVEYVSNSYSQINSNLEEAANLFGSKYLFMLKKIIIPLNSKAIFSGFIMTFIVSVRELVAPLMILPPSMQNSASFIYSQFEQGSEGAGMAMALVSIIITAILLIILNMLSGVKKERT, from the coding sequence TTGAAAAATTTTCTTAATAATAATAGCCGAAAAATTACAGTAATTATCTCTTTGATATTCCTTACATTATTCATAGTACTTCCTCTTGTAGTTATATCCACCTACAATTTATATAGTAATGAAGCTTCAAGCTTTAAAACCCTTTTTACAAAAGATATAGCTCATATATATTTTAATACTTTAAAGCTTGGAATTTTAGTAATTTTAGTATCAAGCGTGATCTCTTTTCCTCTAGCTTTTATAAATGTGAAAACAAATTTACGTTTTAAAGTTTCAATTGATATACTAAGTTTTATTCCCGTTATGATTCCACCTTATATTGAATCTATGGGGTGGATTTTATTTCTACAAAAAAAGGGCTACCTTGATACTCTTTGTCCAGCTTTATCCTTTTTAAGGAACTACTTTTTCTCGTTAACAGGCTTAGTTATTATTATGAGTCTTCATGTTTTTCCTTTTATGTATCTAGGTTTAAAAAACACCCTACTAAAAGTAAGTTCAAACTTAGAAGATGCAGCCTTTGTACATGGTTCCAGTTTATTTTTCACCCTTAGAAAAATAATATTTCCACTACTACTTTCAAGTTATATGGTGGGAGCACTTTTAATATTTTTAAGAACCGTTTCTGAATTTGGAGCACCTGCAACCTTTGGTAGAAAAATTGGATACTATGTTTTGACAACAGAAATTTATAAGTATGTTTCAGATTGGCCTATAGACTTTGGAAAAGCCTCTACACTTTCATTACTTCTTACTCTAAGTTGCCTTATACTGTGGTTTTTTCAAAATCATATTTCTTTAAAACATTCTTATTTATTAATTGGTGGCAAAAGCTCTAAAAAAAATTTACATAACTTAAATATTTTCGCTAAGGTAATTTTATATATGTATATTTTTTTAGTATTTACTTTGGCAATATTAGTTCCAATTATATCTATATTTTTTACCTCCATAATAAAAGTACAAGGCTATGGACTTTCTTGTAGAAACTTTACTTTAATTAACTATATTAATATATTTTCTTCTGGTTCTGATGGTTTCAATGCTTTAATAAACACCTTTAAAATATCTATTTTAGCTAGCATTTTAACCACAATTATTGGAACCTTTTACGGTCTTATTATAGGTAAATACAAAAAAGGATTATTATATAAATTAACTGCTATCTTTAGCATACTTCCAAATACCGTTCCTGGCATTGTAATAATCATTGGATTAATTTTAGTCTTTAACAGTAAATATATGCCTCTTCCTATATACAATACTTATGGCATGGTTATATTAACTTATGTAGTTCTATTTCTACCTTATACGGTGGAATATGTATCTAATTCCTATTCTCAAATAAATTCTAATCTTGAAGAAGCTGCGAATCTATTTGGGTCAAAGTATCTATTTATGCTAAAAAAAATAATAATTCCTTTGAATTCAAAGGCAATATTTTCTGGATTCATAATGACTTTTATCGTCTCTGTGCGTGAATTAGTTGCTCCTTTGATGATTTTACCTCCATCCATGCAAAATTCAGCCTCTTTTATATACTCACAATTTGAACAAGGAAGCGAGGGTGCTGGCATGGCTATGGCTTTGGTATCAATAATAATTACAGCTATTCTCTTAATAATTTTAAATATGCTTTCAGGAGTAAAAAAGGAGAGAACTTAA